One Gimesia aquarii DNA segment encodes these proteins:
- a CDS encoding metallophosphoesterase, translating to MKSLVFFTCIHLFTSMVAAAEIERIWLTHKTNQPNKIVVNWLTNEPGDSVVMYGISPETMERAQVNESTKLHHVEIPLNHRDRIYHYSVQTGNQRSAAAKFKAYPTEILRVAIIADWQSQPDLSSLIKDDVHLLLTAGDNINNLWQKCGPGKRNCITPYVNLIDAYPELFRSTPFMPILGNHDRQIHPRGSKPPAHAVYDVDATAFCRFFELPDEEWKWHFEIPEFGVRFIGLDFNHISDFGNNWQTCHAFGRDSQQYQWYQSITKNVPGHLVTLYNERNASIRNQLQGEWHQLFQRGTICVTGFGHFAERAELDGLTYYNTSLSGKGKQYSDPHSKFLAGKDSYLLLTCDRSSGEMKVEIKSLGNEVLDRQSFAKPVRKQTTP from the coding sequence ATGAAATCTCTCGTTTTCTTCACTTGTATTCATCTTTTTACTTCCATGGTAGCTGCAGCAGAGATTGAGCGTATTTGGCTGACGCACAAAACGAATCAACCGAATAAAATTGTTGTGAACTGGTTAACAAATGAGCCTGGTGATTCGGTTGTAATGTATGGAATCTCTCCAGAAACAATGGAACGTGCACAAGTCAACGAATCAACAAAGCTGCATCATGTGGAAATTCCTTTGAATCATCGAGATCGAATCTATCACTACTCAGTTCAAACAGGAAACCAACGGTCTGCCGCTGCAAAATTTAAAGCATATCCCACCGAGATTCTCCGTGTCGCCATCATAGCAGACTGGCAATCTCAACCTGATTTATCCAGTTTGATCAAAGACGATGTCCATCTTTTGTTGACTGCGGGAGATAATATAAACAATCTCTGGCAGAAATGTGGACCTGGAAAACGTAACTGCATTACACCCTATGTCAATTTGATTGACGCCTATCCTGAATTATTTCGATCCACACCCTTCATGCCGATTCTGGGAAATCATGATCGTCAAATTCATCCCCGTGGTAGTAAGCCTCCTGCACATGCGGTCTATGATGTGGATGCCACTGCCTTTTGCCGCTTTTTTGAACTTCCCGATGAAGAATGGAAATGGCACTTTGAGATACCAGAGTTTGGTGTGCGATTCATTGGTCTGGACTTCAATCACATTTCCGATTTTGGCAATAACTGGCAAACCTGTCATGCCTTCGGGCGCGATTCTCAACAGTACCAGTGGTATCAATCGATTACCAAAAATGTACCGGGGCATCTTGTCACACTTTACAACGAGCGTAACGCCAGCATCCGCAATCAACTCCAGGGAGAATGGCACCAACTGTTTCAGCGAGGAACCATTTGTGTAACCGGCTTCGGTCATTTTGCCGAACGAGCAGAACTGGATGGGTTGACTTATTACAACACATCACTGAGTGGAAAAGGAAAACAATATTCAGATCCGCATTCGAAGTTCCTGGCTGGCAAAGATTCTTATTTATTGCTGACTTGTGATCGAAGCTCAGGCGAGATGAAAGTTGAGATAAAGAGCTTGGGAAATGAAGTCTTGGATCGCCAGAGCTTTGCCAAACCGGTACGTAAACAAACAACACCATAA
- a CDS encoding transglutaminase-like domain-containing protein encodes MNAQRTIAFILISLESAAFGVLSETFFFSFSIVLLSALSYMPILRHPFSSRQVFWTTSILAIIFMVKYMISQHEFGLDQLAIRTPLAYAAAQFVMAVQLRQLFDKHFVPFLPNSFPLFGIVAFILIGDILVYGSRHLLYQVLVFSFVLFSGVFYQLGHSVRNQKKKEKHPWGIYFVRANFFVVIWLLAWLTATGLYRYERELDQLYYRIIEPRTSGIASRAGFSTISKLGSLTKQFDTSANQIKLRVKSTDEPGYLRGRAFVQFLNSEWHSEIGNHNAAIVALPPAGVKTDVLQDGDWFQIGEAKSSDWIEFEIWSETSGHIFAPLNTPLVHAVADSVQYDSQDILTSRSLKFGYPYAIFFPRKLIPRRPEPEQALQRLLQLPDTISPEVKQLAKRIFADCKTTAEKINRVQEYFQDHYQYELGITVPAGEDPLTYFLLKKPNAHCEYFASGTALLLRLAEVPCRYVTGYVVRERNDYDQYWIARNRHAHAWVEAWDEQQGWVTVESTPPAGQPDKRAPGSFRQYWESFISQFSRIKTALQQGQWILALSEAQLPLALIVCGVLLWFGLSWGIRHYRKRIQERATLRQRPAYVQELHTLLAQMDRLLGKQNLVRKPGETLMQFSRRIESQSMSEWYQTYAGSRFMPESMARQELIVQLKQQLQEFAKRTSAR; translated from the coding sequence ATGAATGCACAGCGTACAATTGCGTTCATTTTGATTAGTCTGGAGAGCGCCGCCTTTGGTGTTCTTTCAGAAACTTTCTTTTTTTCATTCAGCATTGTATTGCTGTCCGCATTATCGTATATGCCAATTTTACGGCACCCTTTTTCCAGTCGGCAGGTATTTTGGACTACCAGTATTTTGGCCATCATTTTCATGGTCAAATACATGATTTCGCAGCATGAATTTGGCTTAGATCAGCTCGCAATTCGAACTCCCCTGGCTTACGCAGCCGCACAGTTTGTAATGGCGGTGCAGCTACGTCAGCTCTTTGATAAACACTTTGTTCCTTTTCTGCCCAATTCCTTTCCTTTATTCGGTATCGTGGCGTTTATTCTGATTGGTGATATTCTTGTTTATGGTTCCAGGCATCTTCTATATCAGGTTCTGGTTTTTAGTTTCGTGTTGTTTTCCGGAGTGTTCTATCAGTTAGGGCATTCTGTGCGTAATCAGAAGAAAAAAGAGAAACATCCGTGGGGAATCTATTTCGTTCGCGCTAACTTTTTTGTCGTAATATGGCTGCTGGCGTGGTTGACCGCGACGGGATTGTACCGTTATGAGCGAGAACTGGATCAACTCTACTACCGTATCATTGAGCCGCGGACATCCGGAATCGCCTCCCGTGCCGGTTTCTCAACAATTTCCAAATTGGGTAGCCTCACCAAACAGTTTGACACCAGCGCGAATCAAATCAAATTACGTGTTAAATCGACTGATGAACCAGGCTATTTGCGTGGCCGGGCATTCGTGCAGTTTCTTAACTCAGAATGGCATTCAGAAATCGGTAACCACAATGCAGCAATTGTTGCGTTACCACCGGCGGGAGTCAAAACCGATGTTTTACAAGATGGCGACTGGTTTCAGATTGGAGAAGCGAAATCTTCTGATTGGATTGAATTCGAAATTTGGTCAGAGACATCGGGGCATATCTTTGCCCCCCTGAATACTCCACTGGTACATGCTGTGGCTGATAGCGTGCAATATGACAGTCAGGATATTCTGACATCGCGTAGTTTGAAATTTGGTTATCCTTATGCGATCTTTTTTCCGAGAAAATTGATCCCACGTCGACCTGAGCCAGAGCAGGCATTACAACGGCTCTTACAACTGCCTGATACTATTTCTCCCGAAGTCAAACAACTGGCCAAACGCATTTTTGCTGACTGTAAGACAACTGCTGAGAAGATCAATCGTGTTCAGGAATACTTTCAGGATCACTATCAATACGAGTTGGGAATTACGGTACCAGCAGGTGAAGATCCGCTGACCTATTTTCTCCTGAAAAAACCAAACGCCCATTGTGAATATTTCGCATCGGGAACCGCGCTATTACTCAGGTTGGCAGAAGTTCCCTGCCGCTATGTGACTGGTTATGTCGTACGCGAACGAAATGATTATGATCAATACTGGATCGCCCGCAACCGTCATGCACATGCCTGGGTAGAAGCATGGGATGAACAGCAGGGTTGGGTGACAGTAGAGTCCACACCTCCTGCCGGTCAACCAGACAAACGCGCTCCTGGCTCCTTCAGACAGTATTGGGAATCTTTTATTAGTCAATTTTCCCGTATCAAAACCGCCTTACAACAAGGGCAGTGGATTCTGGCTCTCTCAGAGGCACAATTACCTTTGGCTCTCATTGTTTGTGGAGTGCTACTCTGGTTTGGTTTGAGCTGGGGGATTCGGCACTATCGAAAGCGGATTCAAGAAAGGGCGACACTTCGCCAAAGGCCGGCTTATGTCCAGGAATTGCATACTCTGTTGGCACAAATGGATCGCTTATTAGGAAAACAAAATCTCGTCCGCAAGCCGGGAGAGACATTGATGCAGTTTTCCAGGCGAATTGAGAGTCAAAGTATGTCGGAATGGTACCAAACCTATGCTGGTAGTAGGTTCATGCCGGAAAGTATGGCGAGACAAGAACTTATTGTTCAATTGAAACAGCAGTTGCAGGAATTCGCCAAACGCACGTCTGCTCGATGA
- a CDS encoding DUF58 domain-containing protein codes for MHVSEYDPYSPTIRKQDSFTNRLLLVRMHKHYWYYRVTYPGKLLLFGFFLSGIGTVSVSVPIYNLFSILMALILVDGIVSWIFRPQCELTGDFPAQTTAGQPAVGHFTVTNRGWLPVYDMAVAFRWLEKPLSQPDRDDTLKSLPRGESVDVTVTIDAPQRGFYALPKLGVHTLFPFHLNRSGNAALPGKSLLVLPAFHKLNSIDLPVGNKFQPGGIALTSNVGESPEYVGNREYVPGEPARRLDFRSWARLGKPVVREFQEEYYCRIALILDTYMPADDRLTRMIKAITQRYQPKTEGAQPMDVLEAGISLTASIADVLSRGEYLIDLFAAGPELYVFRAGRHTAHFDNVLEILSCVDRCPHDPFDTIGPAVFEELSNVSTAVCIFLDWDEQREKMARAVLDSGSSLKTIIIHDGETTLPYNSEKFGPAFHFTPDQIAKGKVDSI; via the coding sequence ATGCATGTCTCGGAATACGATCCTTATTCACCCACGATCAGAAAGCAGGATTCGTTTACCAATCGTCTTCTCCTGGTACGAATGCACAAGCACTATTGGTACTACCGTGTAACTTATCCGGGAAAGTTGTTGTTATTCGGGTTTTTTCTGTCAGGGATCGGTACGGTTTCGGTCTCTGTGCCGATCTATAATCTTTTCAGTATCTTGATGGCGTTGATTCTCGTCGATGGCATTGTCTCGTGGATTTTCAGGCCTCAGTGTGAATTAACAGGAGATTTTCCTGCTCAGACAACAGCTGGCCAGCCTGCGGTGGGGCATTTTACCGTGACCAACCGGGGTTGGTTACCCGTTTACGATATGGCGGTTGCCTTTCGTTGGTTGGAGAAACCACTCTCACAACCTGATCGCGATGATACATTGAAATCTCTGCCGCGCGGAGAATCTGTGGACGTTACTGTCACTATTGATGCACCACAACGTGGGTTTTATGCACTACCCAAGCTGGGTGTGCATACCTTGTTTCCCTTTCATCTCAACCGATCTGGTAATGCAGCACTTCCCGGAAAATCATTATTGGTACTACCAGCCTTTCATAAGTTGAACAGTATCGATTTACCTGTCGGTAACAAGTTTCAGCCGGGGGGGATTGCTCTGACTTCCAATGTGGGAGAATCTCCCGAATATGTTGGGAATCGGGAATATGTTCCTGGCGAGCCAGCGCGCAGACTTGATTTTCGATCTTGGGCCCGACTTGGTAAACCTGTTGTACGAGAATTTCAGGAGGAGTATTACTGTCGCATAGCTCTGATCTTAGATACCTATATGCCTGCAGATGACAGGTTGACTCGAATGATAAAAGCCATCACTCAGCGTTATCAACCCAAAACGGAAGGTGCGCAACCCATGGATGTGCTGGAAGCAGGAATCAGTTTGACTGCTTCGATAGCAGATGTTCTCTCGCGGGGAGAGTACTTGATAGACCTCTTTGCTGCCGGACCGGAATTGTACGTATTTCGCGCAGGTCGGCATACGGCACATTTTGATAACGTCCTGGAAATCCTGTCATGTGTCGATCGTTGTCCACATGATCCATTCGATACGATCGGACCAGCCGTATTTGAGGAATTGTCCAATGTTTCGACCGCAGTTTGTATTTTCCTTGATTGGGACGAACAACGGGAAAAGATGGCACGGGCTGTATTAGATTCCGGTTCCAGCTTAAAAACGATCATCATTCATGATGGAGAGACTACGCTCCCTTATAATTCAGAGAAATTCGGCCCAGCTTTTCATTTCACACCCGATCAAATCGCGAAAGGGAAGGTGGATTCAATATGA
- a CDS encoding AAA family ATPase translates to MAQSTLPEQSEDYSEMLSLLRKNLSNVIRGKSESIDLMIVALLSSGSVLMEDVPGTGKTTLAKALARSLDVPFNRVQFTPDLLPTDILGSSIYNPVDGTFHFREGPIFCNILLADEINRASPRTQSALLEAMSESQATIEGVRYILPAPFFVLATQNPVDFHGTYPLPEAQLDRFLIHLQLGYPDAENEMEILFAQSTEHPVDHLKRVLSHEEVVCMQDQVKSVHVDQSVARYMIDLVQTTRDDPRLKLGVSPRGSLMLFRASQAFAFLKGRNYVLPDDVQHMTDYVLAHRLILTSKAKYSSITKLDVVSDIVQKVKVPS, encoded by the coding sequence ATGGCGCAGTCCACATTGCCGGAACAGAGTGAAGATTATTCCGAAATGCTGAGCCTCTTGAGGAAAAATCTGAGTAACGTGATCCGGGGAAAGTCGGAAAGCATTGACCTGATGATTGTGGCGTTGCTCTCCAGCGGTTCAGTTTTAATGGAAGACGTTCCGGGAACCGGCAAGACCACACTCGCTAAAGCGCTGGCACGCTCTTTGGATGTTCCCTTCAATCGAGTTCAGTTCACCCCCGACTTATTGCCAACCGATATTCTGGGGTCGTCGATTTATAATCCGGTCGATGGTACATTTCATTTTCGAGAAGGTCCGATCTTTTGCAACATTTTATTAGCCGATGAAATTAATCGCGCCTCGCCTCGTACACAGTCTGCTTTGCTGGAAGCCATGAGTGAATCGCAGGCGACCATTGAAGGTGTACGTTATATTCTGCCTGCTCCTTTCTTTGTTTTAGCAACTCAGAATCCTGTCGACTTTCACGGCACCTATCCTTTGCCAGAGGCGCAACTGGATCGATTTTTGATTCATCTGCAACTGGGATATCCTGATGCAGAAAATGAGATGGAAATTCTGTTTGCACAGTCAACCGAACATCCGGTCGATCATCTGAAGCGAGTACTCAGCCATGAGGAAGTTGTCTGCATGCAGGATCAGGTAAAATCGGTGCATGTAGATCAGAGTGTAGCTCGTTATATGATCGATCTGGTACAGACCACGCGCGATGATCCACGGTTGAAGTTGGGGGTCAGCCCCCGTGGTTCATTAATGTTATTTCGAGCTTCACAGGCATTTGCCTTCTTGAAAGGCAGAAACTATGTTCTACCGGATGATGTCCAGCATATGACAGACTATGTATTGGCACATCGTCTCATTTTAACTTCGAAAGCAAAATACAGTAGTATTACCAAACTGGATGTAGTGTCTGATATTGTTCAAAAAGTGAAAGTACCCAGTTAG
- a CDS encoding sulfatase → MARSIPILIFTLLICENTFVFAAQKATQKPLNFVFILVDDLGYMDVGCNNPKTFYETPHIDQLAETGMRFTNGYAANPVCSPTRYSIMTGKYPTRVDATNFFSGKRAGKFLPAPLNNRMPLNEVTIAEALKEHGYSTFFAGKWHLGPTEEFWPENQGFDVNHGGWHRGGPYGGKKYFSPYGNPRLTDGPAGEHLPDRLASETAKFIDEHREQPFFAYLSFYSVHTPLMGPKPLVAKYKAKAQRLGLTNQKEFAEEEQVFPVKEKRRVRILQNHAVYAAMVESMDRAVGKVLNQLEESGLAENTVVMLSADNGGLSTSEGSPTSNLPLRGGKGWLYEGGIREVFLIRWPGGTKPGSTCDEPVISVDFYPTILDLAGLPAKPEQHQDGVSLKPLLKGMSRLDREALYWHYPHYSNQGGIPGAAIREGDWKLIERFEDGSVRLYNLKDDLGEQMNLAIKYPERVSSMRQKLHRWYRETDAKFLRAKPNGPQPWQPGK, encoded by the coding sequence ATGGCGCGCTCGATTCCAATATTAATCTTCACTTTATTGATATGTGAAAACACATTTGTTTTTGCTGCGCAGAAAGCCACGCAAAAACCGTTGAACTTCGTATTCATATTGGTGGATGATCTCGGCTATATGGACGTGGGCTGTAATAATCCAAAAACATTTTACGAAACGCCTCACATTGATCAGCTTGCTGAAACAGGAATGCGATTTACCAACGGCTATGCTGCCAATCCTGTGTGTAGTCCTACACGTTACAGCATCATGACAGGAAAATATCCGACGCGCGTGGATGCGACCAATTTCTTCTCCGGCAAACGAGCAGGTAAGTTTCTGCCTGCACCGTTGAATAATCGAATGCCTTTAAATGAAGTGACCATCGCTGAAGCCCTTAAAGAGCATGGTTATTCGACATTTTTCGCAGGGAAGTGGCACTTGGGACCGACAGAAGAGTTCTGGCCAGAAAATCAAGGGTTTGATGTAAACCATGGTGGATGGCATCGTGGCGGACCGTATGGTGGCAAGAAGTATTTCTCTCCTTATGGAAATCCACGTTTAACCGATGGACCTGCAGGAGAGCATCTACCCGATCGACTGGCCAGTGAAACGGCTAAGTTCATCGATGAACATCGAGAGCAACCATTCTTTGCCTATCTTTCTTTTTATTCAGTGCATACACCTTTGATGGGACCCAAGCCCTTAGTCGCCAAATACAAGGCAAAGGCGCAACGGTTAGGATTGACAAACCAGAAAGAATTTGCAGAGGAAGAGCAGGTATTCCCGGTTAAAGAAAAGCGACGTGTACGGATTCTGCAAAATCACGCCGTGTATGCGGCGATGGTAGAGTCGATGGATCGCGCAGTGGGCAAGGTACTTAATCAATTAGAGGAGTCAGGCCTGGCTGAGAATACAGTCGTCATGTTATCTGCCGACAATGGTGGCTTGAGTACATCTGAAGGTTCTCCTACCTCGAATCTCCCGCTTCGAGGAGGCAAGGGTTGGTTGTACGAAGGGGGAATTCGCGAAGTATTTCTGATTCGCTGGCCGGGTGGAACGAAGCCTGGAAGTACCTGTGATGAGCCGGTGATCAGCGTTGATTTTTATCCGACAATTCTGGACCTGGCTGGTCTACCCGCTAAACCAGAGCAACATCAGGATGGCGTTAGTTTAAAGCCTTTATTGAAAGGAATGTCACGCTTGGATCGAGAAGCCCTCTATTGGCATTATCCACACTATTCCAATCAGGGCGGAATTCCCGGCGCTGCCATTCGTGAGGGAGACTGGAAGTTGATTGAACGTTTTGAAGACGGAAGCGTCCGACTCTACAATCTGAAAGACGATCTGGGAGAGCAGATGAATCTTGCTATAAAATACCCGGAGCGAGTTTCTTCAATGCGTCAAAAGTTACATCGATGGTATCGCGAAACAGATGCGAAGTTTTTACGCGCAAAACCCAATGGACCACAGCCCTGGCAGCCTGGAAAATGA
- a CDS encoding sigma-54-dependent transcriptional regulator, whose translation MSKLLIVDDEESICWGLSQLGESHGHQVMTASTAEQALSLAEEDRPDVVVMDVRLPGMDGLTAMQGLRDRVGPVPVIVITAYGDLQTAVEAVRNGAFDYIVKPFDLNQMEQVLDKAIYESRREEPSVGETRQVDGLVGSTPEMQDVFKSIALVSGSEASVLLSGESGTGKELAAHAIHRFSERASGPFIAVNIASLSESLAESELFGHLQGAFTGAESTRVGFLEQADQGTLFLDEVADIPLPIQIKLLRALEEGEVLPVGSTQRVKTNFRVIAATHRNLESLIKQGKFRHDLYFRLCTFQIDIPPLRKRVGDICTLAEFFLERLVDRQSGVQYRLTAEAISELEKRPWYGNVRELRNSIEHAALRARGGTILPEDLPAPVSKSFLGSEESDADSDIMIIELLKQWAEQQLIDPVQATNLYEKLMALIEPPVMNVALDQFHGQCAPAARCLGLHRTTLSKKLKQYGIENK comes from the coding sequence ATGTCGAAATTACTAATCGTTGATGATGAAGAATCCATTTGCTGGGGTTTAAGCCAACTGGGTGAAAGTCATGGTCATCAGGTGATGACAGCATCGACTGCAGAGCAGGCGTTGAGCCTTGCCGAGGAAGATCGTCCCGATGTCGTTGTGATGGATGTGCGTTTGCCAGGTATGGACGGACTGACTGCGATGCAGGGGCTTCGTGATCGAGTTGGTCCTGTGCCCGTGATCGTTATTACCGCTTATGGTGATTTACAAACAGCGGTCGAAGCTGTTCGCAATGGTGCCTTCGATTATATTGTGAAGCCCTTCGATCTGAATCAGATGGAACAGGTGTTGGATAAAGCGATTTATGAGTCGCGGCGTGAGGAACCATCGGTCGGAGAGACTCGACAAGTGGACGGTTTGGTTGGTTCTACTCCTGAAATGCAAGATGTATTCAAGTCCATCGCGCTCGTTTCCGGGTCAGAGGCAAGTGTTCTCCTTTCTGGTGAAAGTGGAACAGGTAAGGAGCTCGCAGCACACGCGATTCACCGATTCAGCGAACGCGCTTCAGGACCGTTTATTGCGGTAAACATAGCTTCTCTGAGTGAAAGTCTGGCAGAAAGTGAACTCTTCGGCCATCTGCAAGGTGCATTTACTGGAGCCGAGTCAACACGTGTTGGTTTTCTGGAGCAGGCTGATCAGGGAACATTGTTTCTCGACGAAGTTGCCGATATTCCACTACCGATTCAGATCAAGCTTTTAAGAGCACTTGAAGAGGGAGAGGTCTTGCCTGTTGGGTCAACCCAGCGAGTGAAAACCAACTTTCGTGTGATTGCGGCGACACACCGGAACCTGGAATCATTAATCAAACAGGGTAAGTTCCGACATGATCTTTATTTTCGATTGTGTACTTTTCAAATTGATATTCCTCCGTTGAGAAAGCGTGTGGGGGATATTTGCACCCTTGCTGAATTTTTCCTGGAGCGATTAGTAGACCGTCAGAGTGGGGTGCAGTATCGATTAACTGCAGAAGCGATTTCAGAATTGGAGAAACGTCCCTGGTATGGAAATGTGCGTGAGTTGAGAAATTCAATTGAACATGCGGCCTTACGTGCTCGCGGGGGGACTATCTTGCCTGAGGATTTGCCGGCTCCCGTTTCCAAGTCATTTCTGGGAAGCGAAGAATCAGATGCAGACTCTGATATCATGATTATTGAGTTGCTCAAGCAGTGGGCTGAACAACAATTGATTGATCCCGTTCAGGCTACGAATCTCTATGAAAAGCTTATGGCACTGATCGAACCTCCTGTGATGAATGTCGCATTGGATCAATTTCATGGGCAATGTGCGCCTGCGGCACGCTGTCTGGGGTTGCATCGAACAACATTGAGTAAGAAACTAAAACAATACGGTATTGAAAATAAATGA
- a CDS encoding sensor histidine kinase produces MMRWPLRYQILIPMVGIMVCAIVSVTLLHAYLSTNQIKLQIRDQFRQIAHTLNEATFPLTEAVLNQTKGLSGADFVLVGKNDEVLASTRPDFVPQAVAVGPPMWNELQISDVLQTGDAPFFHTVVKIQPRSPTQGQQYLHIYYPAKEYRDALSNAIYPSLIAGSVALAVVAFLATVIAARVTRPLQRLDKKVAQIAHGDFQPMILPIRNDEIRDLSISINQMAELLGDYEDEIKRSERLKTLGQIRGAIAHQLRNAVTGCRIALDLHLRKCAESQDETLQVANRQLSMIEQYLQSFLENKGGDVSRFGPICLNEIISKVVSLVMPTAKHFGINLENNAASDSITVQGDSEALEQLISNLILNAIEAVVSAESEKDLMAGDVGQVSIRLFQSSPESVTLEVQDTGAGPDSKIISKMYEPLVTDKKDGTGLGLFVARKIVKNHAGQIRWERQDRTTCFVVELPLVNAEKEHVEITNR; encoded by the coding sequence ATGATGCGCTGGCCGTTGAGATATCAGATTCTCATTCCCATGGTGGGAATTATGGTTTGTGCTATTGTGAGTGTGACCCTATTACACGCTTATCTCTCGACGAATCAAATCAAGTTGCAGATTCGTGATCAGTTTCGTCAAATTGCGCATACTTTGAATGAAGCGACATTTCCGCTGACGGAAGCGGTTTTAAATCAAACCAAAGGTCTCTCTGGAGCCGACTTTGTACTCGTAGGGAAAAATGACGAGGTTCTCGCTTCGACCCGCCCTGATTTTGTACCACAGGCTGTTGCAGTTGGACCTCCTATGTGGAATGAGTTACAAATTTCCGATGTACTTCAAACTGGCGATGCTCCTTTTTTTCATACCGTCGTAAAAATTCAACCACGTTCCCCAACGCAGGGGCAACAGTATCTGCATATTTATTACCCAGCGAAAGAGTATCGGGATGCATTATCGAATGCCATATATCCTTCTCTGATCGCAGGCAGTGTTGCGTTGGCAGTGGTCGCGTTTTTGGCAACGGTGATTGCAGCCCGCGTGACACGGCCCCTGCAACGTCTTGACAAAAAAGTTGCGCAGATTGCACACGGAGATTTTCAGCCCATGATTCTACCAATCCGCAATGATGAGATCCGCGATTTGAGTATTTCGATCAATCAAATGGCTGAACTGTTAGGTGATTATGAAGATGAGATCAAACGCAGTGAGCGGTTGAAAACTTTGGGGCAGATACGAGGTGCGATTGCACATCAGTTACGAAATGCTGTCACGGGTTGTCGCATTGCCCTGGACTTACATCTCCGTAAATGTGCCGAGAGTCAGGATGAAACGTTACAGGTTGCCAATCGTCAGCTATCGATGATCGAACAGTATTTACAAAGTTTTCTGGAGAATAAGGGGGGCGATGTTTCCCGTTTTGGTCCCATTTGTCTCAATGAGATCATTTCCAAAGTAGTAAGTCTGGTCATGCCGACTGCGAAACATTTTGGAATCAATCTGGAAAATAACGCCGCTTCAGATTCAATTACCGTTCAGGGAGATTCCGAAGCTTTGGAGCAACTGATTTCCAATTTGATCTTGAACGCGATTGAAGCGGTAGTTTCCGCTGAGTCGGAAAAAGACTTGATGGCAGGCGATGTTGGTCAAGTCAGTATCAGACTATTTCAAAGTAGTCCGGAGTCTGTTACTTTGGAAGTACAGGATACAGGAGCAGGTCCAGATTCAAAAATTATCAGTAAAATGTATGAGCCACTCGTAACTGACAAAAAAGACGGAACCGGGTTAGGCTTGTTTGTGGCCAGAAAAATTGTGAAGAATCACGCCGGGCAGATACGCTGGGAGCGGCAAGATCGGACGACATGTTTTGTCGTCGAATTGCCTTTGGTGAACGCGGAGAAAGAGCATGTCGAAATTACTAATCGTTGA
- a CDS encoding DUF1559 domain-containing protein, giving the protein MRNRRGFTLIELLVVIAIIAILIALLLPAVQQAREAARRTQCKNHLKQLGLAVHNYTSSYRYLPPGASVDLSVTSTGNNGSWGVHGRILPLLEQGSLYNNVDLSIAWDFQTAIDGLKIPVYACPSDPNSDRVRDPGSGRVKLYPTNYGFNYGTWFVYDPTNGSGGNGAFFPNASLTMATFTDGTSNTLLAAEVKGWQAYTRNGGPSTTTIPNNAGEAATIVASGANFKVNTGHTEWPDGRVHHTGFTVTMNPNTHVSYSNAGTEYDADFNSWQEGRDGSAGSPTYAIITSRSYHTGVVNAVLVDGSVRTISENISLDIWRALGTRSGGEVLGEF; this is encoded by the coding sequence ATGCGTAACAGACGTGGATTTACATTAATCGAATTACTGGTGGTGATCGCCATTATCGCGATCTTAATCGCCTTACTCCTGCCCGCGGTGCAGCAGGCACGCGAAGCAGCCCGGCGTACCCAGTGCAAAAATCACCTCAAACAATTAGGGTTGGCAGTTCATAACTACACCAGCAGCTATCGCTATCTGCCTCCCGGGGCAAGCGTCGATTTATCAGTGACTTCAACCGGAAATAACGGCTCATGGGGCGTGCATGGTCGTATCTTACCATTGCTTGAACAAGGAAGTCTTTATAACAATGTAGACCTCTCCATAGCCTGGGACTTCCAAACTGCCATCGATGGCTTAAAAATTCCCGTTTATGCCTGCCCTAGCGATCCGAATAGCGATCGTGTGCGTGATCCGGGTAGTGGAAGAGTGAAGCTTTATCCTACAAATTACGGTTTCAATTATGGAACCTGGTTTGTGTATGACCCCACCAATGGAAGTGGTGGCAATGGCGCTTTTTTCCCAAACGCCAGTTTAACAATGGCGACATTTACAGATGGAACCAGCAATACTCTGCTGGCAGCGGAAGTGAAAGGTTGGCAGGCCTATACTAGAAATGGAGGACCGTCAACGACGACAATTCCGAATAATGCAGGCGAAGCTGCAACCATCGTCGCATCGGGAGCAAATTTTAAAGTCAATACAGGACACACTGAATGGCCCGATGGCCGAGTGCATCATACCGGTTTTACTGTAACGATGAATCCCAATACTCATGTGTCTTATAGCAATGCGGGCACAGAATATGATGCCGACTTTAATTCCTGGCAGGAAGGAAGAGATGGAAGTGCCGGCTCTCCCACCTATGCCATTATTACTTCACGTAGCTATCATACAGGAGTCGTCAACGCGGTCCTTGTCGATGGTTCAGTGCGTACTATCAGCGAAAATATTTCTCTTGATATCTGGCGCGCATTAGGCACACGAAGTGGTGGCGAAGTCCTGGGTGAATTCTGA